A genomic stretch from Setaria viridis chromosome 1, Setaria_viridis_v4.0, whole genome shotgun sequence includes:
- the LOC117841097 gene encoding uncharacterized protein, which produces MWAASCLASCCAACACEACRTAVGSIGRRSARIAYCGLFALSLFASWALREVAAPLLQSIPWINHFHKTPDREWFETDAVLRVSLGNFLFFTILAVIMAGIKDQKDPRDKIHHGGWMAKIFCWAIIVFLMFFVPNGVVSFYESISKFGSGLFLLVQVVLLLDFVHGWNENWVAKDEQFWYMALLVVSVVCYIATFSFSGLLFHWFTPSGHDCGLNLFFIVFTLILVFAFAIVALHPKINGSLLPASVIGLYCTYLCYSGLSSEPRDYECNGLHNHSKAVSTGSLTLGLLTTILSVVYSAVRAGSSATVLSPPDSPRGTDKPLLPFSKADEQEDKKDVPRPVTYSYSFFHLIFSLASMYSAMLLTGWSTSIGESGKLVDVGWPSVWVRIATQWATAGLFIWSLVAPILFPDREF; this is translated from the exons ATGTGGGCGGCGTCGTGCCTGGCGTCGTGCTGCGCGGCGTGCGCGTGCGAGGCCTGCCGGACGGCGGTCGGCAGCATCGGCCGCCGCTCCGCGCGCATCGCCTACTGCGGCCTCTTCGCGCTCTCCCTCTTCGCCTCCTGGGCGCTCCGCGAGGTGGCCGCGCCCCTCCTCCAGTCCATCCCAT GGATTAACCACTTCCACAAGACGCCGGACCGCGAGTGGTTCGAGACCGACGCGGTGCTCAGGGTCAGCCTCGGAAACTTCCTCTTCTTCACCATCCTCGCCGTCATCATGGCCGGGATAAAGGACCAGAAGGACCCCCGTGACAAGATCCACCACGGAGGATGGATGGCCAAGATCTTCTGCTGGGCCATCATCGTCTTCCTCATGTTCTTCGTGCCCAACGGCGTCGTCAGCTTCTATG AGTCGATTTCCAAGTTTGGATCCGGGCTGTTCCTTCTTGTTCAGGTTGTTCTTCTGTTGGACTTTGTGCACGGATGGAATGAGAACTGGGTTGCTAAGGATGAACAGTTCTG GTACATGGCTCTATTGGTTGTCTCAGTTGTCTGTTACATTGCCACATTCTCATTCTCGGGTCTTCTGTTTCACTGGTTCACTCCATCCGGACATGACTGTGGACTCAACCTGTTCTTCATTGTCTTCAcattgattcttgtttttgcgTTTGCTATTGTTGCCCTGCACCCAAAG ATCAATGGTAGCTTGTTGCCTGCATCAGTTATTGGTCTCTACTGCACCTATCTGTGCTACAGTGGACTCTCTAGTGAGCCCAGGGATTACGAGTGCAACGGGCTTCACAATCACTCAAAAGCTGTGTCAACTGGTAGCCTTACACTGGGACTGCTAACCACCATCCTTTCCGTGGTCTACTCTGCTGTCCGTGCTGGCTCTTCCGCAACCGTGCTCTCTCCACCAGACTCACCACGTG GTACCGACAAGCCATTGCTTCCCTTCAGCAAGGCTGATGAACAAGAAGATAAGAAGGATGTGCCAAGGCCTGTGACATACTCCTACTCTTTCTTCCACCTCATCTTCTCCCTGGCCAGCATGTACTCAGCAATGCTCTTGACTGGCTGGTCAACCTCCATTGGTGAGAGCGGAAAGCTTGTTGATGTTGGGTGGCCATCTGTCTGGGTCAGGATTGCAACCCAGTGGGCAACCGCAGGTCTGTTCATATGGTCCCTTGTTGCTCCCATCCTCTTTCCCGACAGGGAATTCTAG
- the LOC117841151 gene encoding zinc finger CCCH domain-containing protein 18, with product MAGDGEDEAAAIERQLEEQLQEQQSSLAAVDEALAADPSNADLLEVHEELLAAIKDAKEGLLDLKRSRVVKQVDDIFSNEEPASQAPEVAPEPLDPDDVEPEPLVSHDFSVGSKCRFRHNNGRWYNGCIIGFEGSSDARISFLTPTSENMAMCKFFLQQRCRFGSNCRMSHGIVIPTSALKKFTPTRWQQSLVGSSILAASGRHSGLWRRAELESWDDNLKLGQVVFLDDGSSARLTSDSLSLSEYADMSSEDDEGSSSEEESELSDDADQEDGCVHQGIGLLEPANFSGIQTDTVIFAKWEHHTRGVASKMMAKMGYREGMGLGVSGQGMLDPIPVKVLPPKQSLDHALAASEADGSVGSGKKRSRGGKRKREKKFAEQARAAKAEEAERSVFSFINSHLVNQDMPEGSAIKVKKGASGEANGHAKKEDRRSLVAYDEEVKELRIQVERLEEMKNRNRKDKAVFEAASRKLEETRKALADAEATHASATNAVARKEKEKKWLKF from the exons ATGGCTGGCGATGGagaggacgaggcggcggcgatcgaGCGACAGCTGGAGGAGCAGCTGCAGGAGCAGCAATCCTCCCTTGCGGCCGTCGACGaggccctcgccgccgacccctCCAACGCCGACTTACTCGAG GTTCATGAGGAACTTCTTGCTGCGATTAAGGATGCAAAGGAGGGACTTCTCGACCTGAAGCGTTCTAGGGTAGTGAAGCAAGTAGATGATATTTTTTCAAATGAAGAACCAGCATCCCAGGCACCAGAAGTTGCTCCTGAGCCATTAGATCCAGATGATGTTGAACCAGAACCACTGGTGTCGCATGATTTTTCAGTTGGATCGAAGTGCAGATTCCGGCACAACAATGGCCGCTGGTATAATGGATGCATTATAGGATTTGAAGGTTCAAGCGATGCGAGGATCTCATTTCTGACACCCACATCTGAAAACATGGCG ATGTGCAAGTTCTTTCTACAGCAGCGATGTCGATTTGGTAGTAACTGCCGCATGTCCCATG GTATTGTAATTCCTACTTCAGCATTGAAGAAATTCACTCCAACTAGATGGCAGCAGTCCTTGGTAGGCTCCAGCATACTGGCAGCTTCCGGGCGTCACTCTGGCCTTTGGAGGAGAGCGGAACTTGAGTCATGGGATGATAATCTGAAGCTTGGCCAGGTTGTCTTTCTAGATGATGGGAGTTCTGCAAGGCTTACAAGTGATTCACTTTCTCTATCAGAATATGCTGATATGAGCAGCGAAGATGATGAAGGAAGCTCAAGTGAGGAAGAATCTGAGTTGAGTGACGATGCTGATCAAGAGGATGGATGCGTTCACCAGGGTATTGGCCTTTTAGAGCCTGCAAATTTCAGTGGCATTCAGACAGACACCGTGATCTTTGCAAAATGGGAGCACCACACCAGGGGCGTTGCCTCCAAAATGATGGCAAAAATGGGGTACCGAGAAGGGATGGGGCTAGGTGTATCTGGCCAGGGCATGCTTGATCCAATTCCAGTCAAGGTACTACCGCCAAAGCAATCACTTGATCACGCTCTTGCTGCAAGCGAGGCTGATGGAAGTGTTGGCAGTGGTAAAAAGCGCAGTCGAGGTGGTAAAAGGAAGCGTGAGAAAAAATTCGCAGAACAGGCGAGAGCTGCTAAAGCTGAAGAAGCAGAGAGATCAGTCTTCAGCTTTATCAACAGCCATCTAGTGAACCAAGATATGCCTGAAGGTTCAGCCATTAAAGTTAAGAAGGGGGCATCAGGTGAGGCTAATGGGCATGCTAAGAAGGAGGACAGAAGATCCTTAGTCGCATACGATGAGGAAGTAAAAGAACTGAGGATTCAAGTTGAGAGACTGGAAGAGATGAAGAACCGAAACCGCAAAGACAAGGCAGTGTTTGAAGCTGCTTCAAGGAAGCTGGAAGAGACTCGAAAGGCACTCGCGGATGCTGAAGCTACTCACGCTTCAGCAACTAACGCGGTTGCcagaaaggagaaagagaagaaatggTTGAAATTCTGA